The Stenotrophomonas sp. ZAC14D1_NAIMI4_1 DNA segment AACGGATATTCCCAATGCAGACGATCGGTAATGTGTGGATGTGGGGCGGCTTCGTGGCGGTGGTCATCATCGCCCTGCTCGTCGACCTGGTGTTGATGCGCCACGGCGGACCGCACAAGGTCACCTTCAAGGAGGCCCTGTGGTGGTCCATCGGCTGGGTCGCGCTGGCCCTGCTGTTCAACGCAGGCCTCTGGTATTACCTCAGCGAGACCGCCGGCCAGGTGGTGGCCAACAAGGTCGGCCTGGAGTTCCTGACCGGCTACCTGGTCGAGAAGGCCCTGGCGGTGGACAACATCTTTGTCTTCCTGATGATCATGAGCTACTTCGCGGTGCCGGAGGAGCAGCGCCAGAAGGTGCTGATCATCGGCATCCTGGGCGCGATCGTGCTGCGTACGATCATGATCTTCGCCGGCAGCGTGCTGATCAGCCAGTTCCATTGGCTGCTCTACGTGTTCGGTGCCTTCCTGCTCTTCACCGGCTGGAAGATGTGGTTCGCCGCCGGCCAGGAGCCGGACCTGGAGACCAACCCGGCCCTGCGCTGGATGCGCAAGCACCTGCGCCTGCTGCCGGACTACGCCGGCAACGCGATGAGCGTGATGCGCGACGGCAAGCGCTGGTTCACCCCGCTGTTCGCGGTGCTGATCCTGATCGCGGTGACCGACGTGATCTTCGCGGTGGACAGCATCCCGGCGATCTTCGCCATCACCACCGACCCGTTCATCGTGCTCACCTCCAACGTGTTCGCGGTGCTGGGCCTGCGTGCGATGTTCTTCCTGCTGGCCGGCATGGCCGACCGCTTCCACTTGCTGCCGTACGGCCTGGCGCTGGTGCTGGGCTTCATCGGCATCAAGATGATGATCATCGACCTGTTCAAGATCCCGACCCCGGTGTCGCTGGGCGTGGTCGCCGCGATCATCGCCGCCACCGTGGTGCTCAGCCTGAAGTACCCGCCGAAGGAAGACGCCGGCCAGGCCTGAGCCTGACCGGCCTGCGGCACGCGGCCGGCGGGATTGTCCCGTCGGCCGCTTCCACTCTCCCGTTGCGCTGGCCTTGGTTTCGCGCCGGCCACCGCCATTGCTGAGGTATGGACAACAACACGCCCCTGCCCGCCGGTGACGTGCCGGCCCCCCGCAACGACCGCATGCGCATCCTGCGGGCGTTCAATGTCAGCCTGGCCGCCGTGCTGGTGCTGGTGGCCGTGTTCGCCCTGCAGGGCAGCTTCGACTGGCGGCCGTGGGCGGTGGCACCGCTGGAGGCCAAGGGCCTGCTGGGGCTGATCGGCGGGCCGATGCTGCACGCCTCGGTCGAGCACATCGCCGCCAATGGCTTTGCGATCCTGATCCTCGGCACCCTGGCCGGCAGCGTGTACCCGAAAGCCACCGTGCGTGCCCTGCCCCTGCTGTGGCTGGGTTCGGGCATCGGCGCATGGATGCTGGGCAACCCCGGCAGCGTGCACCTGGGCGCCAGCGGCGTGACCCACGGCCTGATGTTCCTGCTGGCCAGCCTGGGCCTGCTGCGCCGCGACCGCGCAGCCATTGCCACCGGCCTGATCGGCATGCTGTTCTACGGCGGCATGCTGATGACCATCCTGCCGCATGCCGACGGCGTGTCCTGGCAGTCGCACATGGGCGGCGCCTTTGCCGGCATCATCGCTGCGCTGCTGTTCCGCAATGCCGACCCGATGACGCCACGCCAGCACTACAGCTGGGAGGACGAGGAGGACGAGGTCGAGGCGCTGGCCGACGACGAGCTTGAGCCGCCCTCGCCGCGCCGCGTGCCGGTGCTGTGGCAGCCGCGAGAGGGGCACGATTACGTGGTGGTCCCCTTCCGCCGGCCGGACGAGCCGCGCGACCGCACCTCCTAGCGCGGCATCCTGCCTGTGAGCGACGAGCGCAGGAAATGCACGGCAAAGAACAGCATCACCGGCGCCGCGAACAGGATGAAGGTCACGATCAGGGCGAACATGAAGGGCTGTTCGGCCCAGGTGTAGAGGACCCCGCCACTGCGCGGGGACCAGGAGACGTACCGCCCGCTTCCCAGGCTGCGCAGCGCCGACAGCAGCGCTGAGCCACCGAACATCAGCAGGAAGGCACCCAGCCAGGCGAACGTCACGCGGATCATCACGGGCAATCGCTCCCCCTGAGGCCGGCGATCCGGCCGACGCCCGGCAGGCACGCCATGCAAGCGTGCCTCGCGTTCGGCACGCTTTCTCTGCTTTCGCGTCATCGGCCGCGGCCTCGCCGTCGGCGGTGGGGTCGCGGCCACCGTGTCCGGGGACGGCGCAATGTCGACCACGTGGTCAGGCACGGGAAGCTCCAGGTAGGACGCCAGCGTCTGCATCCACTGGGTGGTGCGCCGGCTGCCCAGCGCCATCGGCACCGTGACGGGGGTCAACGCGTGCGCACTGCCGTCTTCCAGGATCAGCCACAAGGTGGTGCTGGCGTAATACCGGTGCCGGATGCGGCGCAGTTCCATGCGCAGCGGCGCAGCCAGCGGGAAGGTCTGTGACCGCTCGCGCAGGCCAAGCAGGTAGGTGGTACTGGACCGGCCGATGCCTCGACCACGCGAGAGAAGCAGGGTCTCGCGCATCTCGCCGTACACCAGCAGGGTCACCGACAGCACGACGACCAGCAGCCCGACCACGGCCAACGTGAGCAGGTCCAGCCCGCCCAGCCGGGCCAGGCGAGGACCGGCCGCAACAAGCAGCAGCCCCACCAGTACCGGTCCCGCCGTGCCAACGAACAGGCAGAGGCCTGCCTGCAGCACATTGCAGGAACGTATCTGCAGGTCACCCTGCGGCGTTTGACGATAGCGATGCAACAGCAGCATCCGGCCTCCCTTCCTTGGTCGGCTCCCTCGCAGCCTGCGCCCAGTATGCCCGCGATCGGCGCTGCATCCACATAGGTAGCGGCCGGGCTGTGCCCGGCGGCGTTGACGGGTCAGTTCGCGGCGTTCCCCGCCGCGCCCATGCCGTCCACCGCCTGTCGGCCCAGCGCCGGGTCATCGGTGAAGAACGCATCGATGCCGGTGGCCAGGTAGGCACGCATCTCGGCGATCGAGCCTTCCGGGTTGCGCGCGCTGTCGGCACCCTTGCGCAGGTTGCTGGCCTGGAAATGGTTTTCCGGGCGGAAGGTGTACGGGATCACCATCAGGCCGGCCGCATGTGCGTCACGCACCAGCGCCGTCGGCGTGCCCAGCGCACCGTTGGCCTCAAGCGGGATGATCGAACGCAGCTCCGGGCCGATGCCATCGGCGTAGCTGGCGATGTCCTTCAGCCCGGCCGGGGTCATCATCTGCGCATAGGTAAGCGTGCCACCGGCCTTGGCGACATCGGCCGGGCGGGCATCGCCCTTCCACAGCAGCTGCAGCAGGCGGATGTTGCTGCCACGGCCGATCTTGCCGCGCAGGTAGCGCAGGTTGGCGGTCTCGAACGACTGGATCGTGACCGGTGCGACGGCGGTATAGGCATTGCCGCGCAGCGCGGCCAGCACCTTGTCTTCCATCGGCAGGCCGATGGACTGGAAGTAGGTCGGGTGCTTGATTTCCGGCACCAGGCCGATGCCGCGGTTGGCACGGCCGGCCTGCTGGACAAGGAACGCCAGGATTTCGTCCAGGGTGGCGATGCGGAACTGGCCGTCGAAGGCGGTGCTGCGCAGTTCCGGCAGGCGCTCGCGGGTGTAGAGGGTCTTCAGCTCGGCCAGGGTGAAGTCTTCGGTGAACCAGCCTTCGACCTTCTCGCCATCGATGACCTTGGTAGTCTTCCGCTTGGCGAATTCCTTGTGCTCGGCGACGTCGGTGGTGCCACCGATCTCGTTCTCGTGGCGGGCCACCAGCACGCCGTCCTTGGTCATCACCAGGTCCGGCTCGATGTAGTCGGCGCCATCGGAGATGGCCTGCGCGTAGGCCGCCAGCGTGTGCTCGGGCAGCAGCGCGCTGGCGCCACGGTGGCCGTAGACCGAGACCTTGGCCGTGGCCGGGATGGAAGTTTCAGCACTCATGGCCACCGATGGTGCCACGGCCAGCGACAACAGCAACGCACAACCCCACGACTTCACTGCGACTTCCCCAAGCGGTATGTGATGGGGGTCAGTATGCGGCGGGAATATTACAACCGGGGGTGTCGGGCACGGGGTCGGATCCCTGCAGGGGCTCTGCCCCCCGCCCTTCGCAGCCGAGCGTGGGCTCGACTCTACAGCTACTTGCCGATGCAGAAGCTGGAAAAGATCCTGCCCAGCAGGTCATCGGCACTCATCTGGCCGGTGATCTCGCCCAGCGCATCATGCGCCAGCCGCAGTTCCTCGGCGGCCAGTTCCAGGTGCTCGTGCACCAGCTCGCCATCGGCGCGCTGCACATGTTCCTGCGCGCGTTCGATCGCATCGACATGGCGGGTACGCGCGGAGAACTCGCCGTCCACCTGCTCGCCCGCGCCAGCGGAGGCAATCGAACGCAGGTGCGCGTGCAGGTCTTCCAGGCCGGCACCGGTGGCGGCCGAGACGAACACGCGGTCCGGGTCGTCCAGCGCCGGCAACGCCGCCAGCAGGTCCGACTTGTTGTGGATGTAGACCTTGTGCGGCACGGCGGCCACGGCCTCGCCCAGCGCGGCTTCACCAGCGGCGGGGTCGCGTGCATCCAGCACGATCAGTGCGAGGTCGGTGCGCTCGATTTCCACATGGGCGCGGCGCATGCCTTCGCGTTCGATGGCGTCGCCACCGTCGCGCAGGCCGGCGGTGTCGACCAGGGTCAGCTCCAGGCCATCCAGGCGGATGGTCTCGCGCAGCGTGTCGCGGGTGGTGCCGGCAATGTCGGTGACGATGGCGCGCTCGCTGCCGGCCAGAGCGTTCAGCAGCGAGCTCTTGCCGGCGTTCGGCGGGCCGATCAGCACCGCATGCAGGCCATCGCGCAGGCGACGGCCGCGTTCTGCATCCCGGCGCAGCAGGGCCAGATCAGCGCGCGCCTGTTCAAGC contains these protein-coding regions:
- a CDS encoding TerC family protein, translating into MQTIGNVWMWGGFVAVVIIALLVDLVLMRHGGPHKVTFKEALWWSIGWVALALLFNAGLWYYLSETAGQVVANKVGLEFLTGYLVEKALAVDNIFVFLMIMSYFAVPEEQRQKVLIIGILGAIVLRTIMIFAGSVLISQFHWLLYVFGAFLLFTGWKMWFAAGQEPDLETNPALRWMRKHLRLLPDYAGNAMSVMRDGKRWFTPLFAVLILIAVTDVIFAVDSIPAIFAITTDPFIVLTSNVFAVLGLRAMFFLLAGMADRFHLLPYGLALVLGFIGIKMMIIDLFKIPTPVSLGVVAAIIAATVVLSLKYPPKEDAGQA
- a CDS encoding rhomboid family intramembrane serine protease produces the protein MDNNTPLPAGDVPAPRNDRMRILRAFNVSLAAVLVLVAVFALQGSFDWRPWAVAPLEAKGLLGLIGGPMLHASVEHIAANGFAILILGTLAGSVYPKATVRALPLLWLGSGIGAWMLGNPGSVHLGASGVTHGLMFLLASLGLLRRDRAAIATGLIGMLFYGGMLMTILPHADGVSWQSHMGGAFAGIIAALLFRNADPMTPRQHYSWEDEEDEVEALADDELEPPSPRRVPVLWQPREGHDYVVVPFRRPDEPRDRTS
- a CDS encoding glycerophosphodiester phosphodiesterase; translated protein: MKSWGCALLLSLAVAPSVAMSAETSIPATAKVSVYGHRGASALLPEHTLAAYAQAISDGADYIEPDLVMTKDGVLVARHENEIGGTTDVAEHKEFAKRKTTKVIDGEKVEGWFTEDFTLAELKTLYTRERLPELRSTAFDGQFRIATLDEILAFLVQQAGRANRGIGLVPEIKHPTYFQSIGLPMEDKVLAALRGNAYTAVAPVTIQSFETANLRYLRGKIGRGSNIRLLQLLWKGDARPADVAKAGGTLTYAQMMTPAGLKDIASYADGIGPELRSIIPLEANGALGTPTALVRDAHAAGLMVIPYTFRPENHFQASNLRKGADSARNPEGSIAEMRAYLATGIDAFFTDDPALGRQAVDGMGAAGNAAN
- the mnmE gene encoding tRNA uridine-5-carboxymethylaminomethyl(34) synthesis GTPase MnmE, with the translated sequence MNDVTRTDTIVAIASAPGAGGVGLLRLSGPRAAVIARALGAPTLRPRHAHYARLRDADGEVIDDGIVLWFPAPNSFTGEEVVELQGHGSPVLLQQLVARCIALGARQARPGEFSERAFLNGKLDLAQAEAIADLIAAGDNRAARAARRSLDGVFSRRIDAVVEQLVLLRIHVEAAIDFADEPLDTLGGAQVRRGLEQARADLALLRRDAERGRRLRDGLHAVLIGPPNAGKSSLLNALAGSERAIVTDIAGTTRDTLRETIRLDGLELTLVDTAGLRDGGDAIEREGMRRAHVEIERTDLALIVLDARDPAAGEAALGEAVAAVPHKVYIHNKSDLLAALPALDDPDRVFVSAATGAGLEDLHAHLRSIASAGAGEQVDGEFSARTRHVDAIERAQEHVQRADGELVHEHLELAAEELRLAHDALGEITGQMSADDLLGRIFSSFCIGK